In Micromonospora ferruginea, the sequence CAGCGGCGCCAGAGCGTCCCAGTCCCGGGCCGCGCCGCGGCTCCAGATCATGCCGTTGACGGAGGTGGAGCCGCCGACCATCCGACCGCGTTGCCAGGTCTCCCGCCGGTCCGGCCCGATCGTCGCCGGGTAGTGCCAGGCGGTGCGCGGGTCGTCCATCAACCGGGAGAACGCCTTCGGCACCCGGACGAACGGGCTGCGGTCCCAGCCGCCGGCCTCCAGCAGCAGCACCCGGGTGCCCGGGTCCTCGCTCAGCCGGTCGGCCAGCACGCAGCCCGCCGCCCCGGCGCCCACCACGACGTAGTCGAATTCCACCACCCAGGACCCCCAGTCACGAGAATCCTTCCGACAGTAGTTTCTCGATCACGCCACGCATAGAGGGCCGGTCAGGCCGCCTTCGACAGTGCCTCGTACTCGTCGTCGGTCAGCTCCACCCCGGCGGCCGCCACGTTCTCCTCCAGGTGGCCCACCGACGACGTGCCCGGGATCGGCAGCATCACCGGCGACCGGCGCAACAGCCAGGCCAGGGCGAGCTGCGCCGGGGTCGCGCCGTGCCCGGTCGAGATCGCGTCCAGCGGGCCGCCCGGCCGGGCCAGGTTGCCGGTGGCGATCGGGAACCAGGGGATGAACGCCAGGTCGTTGCGCTCGCAGTGCTCCAGCACGTCCTCGGCGCTGCGGTCGGCCAGGTTGTAGAGGTTCTGCACGGACACGATCGGGGTGATCTTCCGAGCCGCCTCGATCTGCTCCACCGACACCTCGGAGAGCCCGATGTGCCGGATCTTGCCCTCCTGCTTCAGCAACGCCAGCTCGCCGAGCTGGTCCGCAAGCGGCACCTGGGCGTCGATCCGGTGCAACTGGTAGAGCCCGATCGACTCCAGGCCCAGGTGGCGCAGGCTCAGCTCACACTGCTGGCGCAGGTATTCCGGGCGGCCCACCGGCCGCCAGTCGCCCGGGCCGGAGCGGGTCAGCCCGGCCTTCGTCGCGATCACCAGATCGTCGGCGTACGGGTGCAGCGCCTCCTTGATCAGCATCTCGCTGACGAACGGCCCGTACGAGTCGGCGGTGTCGATGAACGTGACCCCCAGCTCGTACGCCCGGCGCAGCACCCGCACCGCCTCGGCCGGGTCCTTCGGGTCGCCCCAGACACCCGGACCGGTGAGCTGCATCGCCCCGTAGCCCAGGCGATCGACCCGCAGGTCACCACCGATCCGGTAGCTGCCCGACGCCTTGGCCGGCTGGGTGCTGGTGGCCATCACGGTCCTCCTGAGGTGGGTGGTCTTCCGACCGGAGGTCATTCCCCGAAAAGCGGGGCCGAAGCCTGCTCAGCCCAGGTGTCGCAGCACCACCAGCGCCTGGTCGTCCTCGGAGCCGGCCAGGTCGTGCAGCAGCGCGTCCGCGATCGCCTCCACCGGCTCGTCGCGCACCCCGGCCAGTGACCGGTGCAGCGCCGCGACGCCCTCGTCGTACGGCCGGCCGCGCCGCTCCACCAACCCGTCGGTGTACGCCACCAGCACGTCGCCCGGGGCGAACGCGACGGTGGTGACCGTCATCGGCCGGTCCACCATGCCCAGCGGCAGGGCGTTCGCGGTCGGCACGCTGTGCGGCGGCCGCCCGACCGGCAGCAGCACCGGATGCGGGTGCCCGGCCCGGGCCACCCGCGCCGTGCGGGCCGCCGGGTCGACCACCACGACCAGGCAGGTGCCCAGGAAGCCGACGCCGACCAGCTCGGTGAGCCGGAGGAACACCTCCTCCAGCGGCACGCCCAACCGGATCAGCGTGTTCAGCATGGTGCGTAGCTGGGCCATGTCGGCGGCCGCCTCGACCTGGTGCCCGACCACGTCGCCGACCACCACGGCCAGCCGGTCGCCGTCCTGCCGGACCAGGTCGTACCAGTCGCCGCCCAGGTGCAGGCCGCTCATCGCCGGCCGGTAGCGGGTGGCCACCTCCACCCCGCGCGGCGTGGTCAGCGACGAGCTGCGCAGCCGACCGGCCAGGCGCGTCACCAGGTTGTGCTCGGCGGCGGCCAGCCGGACCCGCTCCAGCGTCTGCTCGCACAGGTCGGCGACGGTGTCCAGCAGCGCCAGGTCGGTGTCGCGCAGCGGGCGCTCGCGCCGCCAGCCGAAGCCCAGCGCGGCGATCGGGCGGTGCCCGGCACCGAACAGCGGCAGCGCCACGGTGGTCACCAGGCCGTGCCCGCCGACCGGGTCGGGCAGGCCCGGGAACCGGGCGGCGAAGTCGGCGCGGTCGCGCAGCACGATGCGTTCGCCGTTGCGCAGCGCGCGCACGATCGGGCGCGGGTCGTCGAGAGTCAGGTCGCGGAACGTGGCGGCCAGGGTGCCCGGCACGTCGTCGTGGTGCCACAGCCGGACCCGGCGGCCCTCGTCCCGCATGGCCAGGCCGGGCAGCTCGGCGCCGAGCGCGGTGGTGGCGGCGTCCAGGATCACCTCGATCGCCTCGGTGGTCGAGCGGGTCACGCTCAGCCGGGCCGCGAACCCGGCCATCGCCTGCGCCGACCCGGTCAGCTCGGCCCGCTGCACCGCCTGGCTGCACAGCCCGGCCACCGCGTCGAGCAGGCTGCGCAGCGCCTCGTCGTCG encodes:
- a CDS encoding aldo/keto reductase, with the translated sequence MATSTQPAKASGSYRIGGDLRVDRLGYGAMQLTGPGVWGDPKDPAEAVRVLRRAYELGVTFIDTADSYGPFVSEMLIKEALHPYADDLVIATKAGLTRSGPGDWRPVGRPEYLRQQCELSLRHLGLESIGLYQLHRIDAQVPLADQLGELALLKQEGKIRHIGLSEVSVEQIEAARKITPIVSVQNLYNLADRSAEDVLEHCERNDLAFIPWFPIATGNLARPGGPLDAISTGHGATPAQLALAWLLRRSPVMLPIPGTSSVGHLEENVAAAGVELTDDEYEALSKAA